The proteins below are encoded in one region of Berryella intestinalis:
- a CDS encoding RidA family protein — MQIVSTPHAPAAIGPYVQGNVVGGFLFASGQIPLDPETGEIVGSDIRSQTAQVMKNVRAILEAAGSSFDQVVKTTCFLDNMDDFAAFNEVYAESFPSHLPSRSAVEVARLPKGALVEVEVIAVVG, encoded by the coding sequence ATGCAAATCGTCAGCACTCCTCACGCTCCCGCCGCAATTGGTCCCTACGTCCAGGGCAACGTGGTGGGCGGTTTTCTGTTCGCCAGCGGCCAGATCCCCCTCGATCCCGAGACCGGCGAGATCGTCGGTTCCGACATCAGGTCGCAGACGGCCCAGGTGATGAAGAACGTCCGCGCGATCCTCGAGGCTGCGGGCTCTTCGTTCGACCAGGTGGTGAAAACCACCTGCTTCCTCGACAACATGGACGACTTCGCCGCGTTCAACGAGGTGTACGCCGAAAGCTTCCCCTCGCACCTGCCCAGCCGCTCGGCGGTCGAGGTGGCGCGTCTGCCCAAGGGCGCCCTGGTCGAGGTCGAAGTCATAGCCGTCGTCGGCTAG
- the ilvA gene encoding threonine ammonia-lyase, producing the protein MLTLEKFEEAAEKVRQVTQETKLIYSAYYSEATGNRVWFKPENMQRTGAYKVRGAYYKISTLTDEERSRGLITASAGNHAQGVAYAAQKFGVKATIVMPTTTPLIKVERTKAYGADVVLAGGVYDEACEHAYRLADQHGYTFIHPFNDLTVATGQGTIAMEIVQELPLVEYILVPIGGGGLATGVSALAKLLNPNIKVIGVEPAGAACMKASFAAGEVVKLDHANTIADGTAVLEPGDKLFPHLRDNLDDIVTVEDDELIVAFLDMVENHKTVVENSGLLTVAALSHLGVRDKKVVSILSGGNMDVITMSSVVQRGLIMRDRIFTVSVLLPDRPGELVRVAETVANSNGNVIRLDHNQFVCANRNAAVELRLTIEAFGHDHKYQIVQALKDAGLETEIIQTQL; encoded by the coding sequence ATGTTGACGTTGGAAAAATTCGAAGAAGCTGCTGAAAAAGTCCGTCAGGTAACGCAGGAGACCAAGCTCATTTACAGCGCCTACTATTCGGAGGCGACGGGCAACCGCGTCTGGTTCAAGCCCGAGAACATGCAGCGCACGGGCGCCTACAAGGTGCGCGGGGCGTACTACAAGATCTCCACCCTGACCGACGAGGAGCGCTCCCGCGGCCTGATCACGGCAAGCGCGGGCAACCACGCGCAGGGCGTGGCCTACGCCGCCCAGAAGTTCGGCGTGAAGGCCACCATCGTGATGCCCACCACCACGCCGCTCATCAAGGTCGAGCGCACCAAGGCCTACGGGGCCGACGTCGTGCTGGCAGGCGGCGTGTACGACGAAGCGTGCGAGCACGCCTACCGGCTTGCCGACCAGCACGGCTACACCTTCATCCACCCCTTCAACGACCTCACCGTGGCCACCGGCCAGGGAACCATCGCCATGGAGATCGTCCAGGAGCTCCCCTTGGTCGAATACATCCTCGTGCCCATCGGCGGGGGCGGACTCGCCACCGGCGTGAGCGCGCTTGCCAAGCTGCTGAACCCCAACATCAAGGTGATCGGGGTCGAGCCGGCGGGTGCGGCCTGCATGAAGGCCTCGTTCGCCGCGGGCGAGGTGGTGAAGCTCGACCACGCCAACACCATCGCCGACGGCACCGCGGTGCTCGAACCGGGAGACAAGCTGTTCCCCCACCTGCGCGACAACCTCGACGACATCGTCACGGTCGAAGACGACGAGCTGATCGTCGCCTTCCTCGACATGGTGGAAAACCACAAGACCGTGGTCGAGAACTCGGGCCTGCTCACCGTGGCGGCGCTGTCGCACCTCGGTGTGAGGGACAAGAAGGTCGTGAGCATCCTGTCGGGCGGAAACATGGACGTCATCACCATGTCGTCGGTCGTGCAGCGCGGCCTCATCATGCGCGACCGCATCTTCACCGTCTCGGTGCTTCTGCCCGACCGCCCCGGCGAGCTGGTCCGCGTGGCCGAAACCGTCGCGAACAGCAACGGCAACGTCATCCGCCTCGACCACAACCAGTTCGTGTGCGCGAACCGCAACGCCGCCGTGGAGCTGCGCCTTACCATCGAGGCGTTCGGCCACGACCACAAGTACCAGATCGTCCAAGCGCTCAAAGACGCCGGACTGGAAACCGAGATCATCCAAACCCAGCTGTAG